In a genomic window of Lycium ferocissimum isolate CSIRO_LF1 chromosome 9, AGI_CSIRO_Lferr_CH_V1, whole genome shotgun sequence:
- the LOC132029335 gene encoding protein EPIDERMAL PATTERNING FACTOR 1-like, which yields MRSSKYIATIIILLVFLPIVMNARHIPKLNSNDQRHLPPTLVSKKKAILPRPMTQKKADTLQIAGSRLPDCSHACGSCKPCRLVMVSFVCSSLDEAEPCPVSYKCMCHNKSYPVP from the exons ATGAGGAGTTCCAAGTACATTGCAACTATTATcattcttcttgttttcctccCAATTGTCATGAATGCCAGGCATATTCCCAAGCTAAATTCAA acGATCAAAGACATTTGCCACCAACTCTGGTCAGTAAGAAAAAGGCAATATTGCCAAGACCAATGACGCAGAAAAAAGCAGATACTCTGCAAATAGCAGGATCAAGATTGCCAGATTGTTCTCATGCATGTGGATCATGTAAACCTTGTAGATTAGTGATGGTTAGTTTTGTTTGTTCATCATTGGACGAAGCTGAGCCTTGTCCAGTGTCTTACAAATGTATGTGCCATAACAAGTCATACCCTGTTCCTTAA